Within Haliaeetus albicilla chromosome 29, bHalAlb1.1, whole genome shotgun sequence, the genomic segment CGGCTACAGCCGGACCGTGCGTTACAGTAACCGATCCCAATGTGCAATACAATTTGATTGTACGTACAAGTTGTGCACTACAGTCTGACTAGACTTAACTAGATGCAGTTGTAGACTACAGCCTGACATTAAACTACAGGAATTGCCACTTGTGATACAACCGCCTGCATCCCTGGGCCTGCTCCTGTGTCCCCACATGGCCTGTATCGACACTGGGCTACAATAACACTGTTACAGGGGGGTTATCAGGGCGGTTGTTTGCTACACCAGGAGCCGAGCTCCGGTTGTGCGCAACAGCGCgggggggatggaggggatgtGGTGGAGGTGTAGCAGGGACAGGTTGGAGTAGGACAAGTCAGCGGGACTGTCCGACTGTGCTATGGCTggagtggagagggaggtgggaTGACTGTAGGGGAGATGGGACAGCTGTaggggagtttggggggggggggctttcaATGTTGTTAAGTCAGCCTTCATGcactctgccccctcccccttAATTAAGAAccacccttctcccccccccccccatagtTTTCTGACTGACAACAGTCGGAGGGTGGGTGACACCCAGAGccctgggcgggggggggacccGGCCAGAGCCGTGGTCCCCCAGGTTAAGACAAAgagatacatttaaaaaaaatcaataataaGGCAGAggctctgccctccctgcctaGCCCCACCCACTGACCCCACCCCACTTAGCTCCACCCCTCGGCAAATAGCACCGCCCCTCTGCTCTAGCCCTGACACCCGTGGGAGTCACTTATAGAGGAGATGGACGCGGCTACCGTCACAGTTGCCCCGGCCGAGCTTGTCGGCTTGTTCCGAGACCAGGCAGCGGACCAGGGGGAGGTTGGGCTGGTAgaagggggccgggggggccggggcggcgctCAACCCCGGAGAGAAATGGTTGTCAGCCTCACGGGAAGGGTTGGACGACCGTCGGCGGGACCGGAGCTGCTGGCGGTCCTGGAGCTGCTGGCGGAGCTCTGATACACGTTCCTCTTTCTGCCGGGTGacaaatttgggggggggggggggtgtcagatACCACCTCACTGACCCTTATCAGTGTTGGGACCCCTGTCCCATGTCACCCCTGTTGCAGCCCCAAAGATGATCTACCCCCTTGGCATGGGTAGCAACCCCTCGAAGCTACAACCCACCTCTATGGGGTGCCCACCCCCAAACTGCATTTAGGGgtttccccccacccacccacctcGGCGATGATTTTCTCCAGCTCCCGGTTCTCCTTCTCCAACAGCCGGGATTTCTCCTCCTCGTTGTTGTTGGTGGATGAGCCCGTCTTCATGGTGTCCTGCTGCTCCGACTGCCACTCGCCTCGGGTGATGAGGCGTCGCATCTGCAATGGTCCCCAGTTGTCAAAGTTGTCCCCCTCCTCAAGGCAACACCCCCACCCGGTTGTCCCATGTCCCCTGCCGACTGTCATCACCAATTCCGTGACCCTACTGGGGAAGAACCCTCCATGTCTGCAGAAGCAACACCTTGACCCTGCAAGGGAGGATGTAGGACAACtgttcctcccctccccagaaGAAACACCCGCACCCCACTATCCCTTTCTCCACCAGCACCTTGGGGACGAAGAGGACAACCAAGGTGATGTAGGAGGAGAAGACGACAGCCAACGAGGCGAAGGCGAAGGCCGCATCCTGTTGGCTGCTGAGGATCATGGTGACAGGTGCTGTGATGAGGCAGAGGACctgtggggaggaaggggatgtTTTTGGGAGTCACTCTATGGGATGTGGGGTGAAgatgggggggggaacaggATGGGACAGCCACCCCAGCTTACCGCCACGTTGTAGATGGCCATGCCCACTGCTCGGTGGTCGTTGATCTTCTCCGTGGACACGCTCTTAGTCTCGTACGCCAGGAAgatgcccagcagcagcagcaaccccTTGAAGCCATAAAATATccctgggcggggggggaaacCATGGGTGGTCAAACAGGGACCCTCCACCTGGCCCCCGTGGGTGCCTGGGTCTCCCCTTGGCTCTCTACAATGCGCcgtgtccccagccctgctcgtACCCCCAATCTTGCCTGTCCCCCCCAGTCCTGCCTGTACCTCCCCAGTCCCACCCACACTCTCAGCCCTGCCCGTTTCCCACCCCCCCTAAGCCCCCCCCATGCCCACCGAGCCACGTGTTCATCTTGGTGGAGCTGCAATGCTCCAGCTGGGGCAGGATGGAGACGTCCGTGTCCGTCTTGGGCTCCTCCTTGGTGAACTCCTGGGGGTGACGGGGTGAGAGACAGGGTGGGAGATGGGGTGTGAGGGTATATGGGGGGGGAGCCTTTGCTGTGggctccccccagcagcacccgAATGCTGTGAGCAGCCCCCTGACATGGTAACACCCCCTCAACACCATGAGcatccccccagcagcaccgcAAGGCCGTAAGCATCTCCCCTAGCAGCAGCCCAACACTTTGAGCATCCCCTCAATGTCAAGAGCATCTCCTCAGCAGCACCCAAACACCATGAATATCCCCTTAGCACCACAGGCATCCCCCCAACATTGAGAACAGCCCACCCCTGCCGTGAGAAGTGCCCCCACCTCGATGGTGCGGTGCAGGGGGTCCACGATTTGCCAAATGATCAGTGTGACCACGTCCAGCCCCACAAGCAGCCCCACGGTGGCATACAGCTTCCAAGGCTCCAGGGTCTGGGTGTGGGGACAAAACAGTGTCATCAAGACCCCCAtgcaccaccccccccccactgggTGACCTctcaccttcctcttctccttcttctcctccttcttggTGAAGACAGTGTGGACCCACCAGATCTTGGTGAACATGCTGCCATACGCCAGGCTGAACCCCAGCCCAAGGAGCCACAGCCGGGCCTGAGGAGGGTACGTGGGTTGGGAAAAGATGGTTGTACCTCCCCGTCCAGCTGTACCCACCTCCGCTGCACCCCCATGGAGTGTAACCCCCCCTCCCATAGACCTCCCTTGACCCACTCCATAGGAAGTCCACAGCTCTACTCCCAACTGTTCCTCCTCTGGCGGTCCCCATCCTCTGGTTGTCCCCACTCTGCCTGTACCCCCCCGCAACACCCCACCAGCCCCATACCTGACAGACGAAAGGGAAAAGCCCCGGCCCGATGTGGTACCCGTCGAGTCCCAGGGGGAAGACGGCAGCAAGCGCCAGCGTGCAGCCCACAGCCGTCATGTTGTTCAGGTACGGCTGTGAGTTCTGGATGTACCTGGGAGGGGGTTGTTGAGGAGATGGTGTGTCACCCGGCCACCGTGCTCAGCTATCGGTGGTGTATGACATTCAGCTAACCCAACGGGACGGGAGAAATGAGGACGTGAAGTGAGATAACAGGAAACCACGTGCTACAGCCAGACCCTTGATAGCACCCATAGCTCCTACGCAGTGAGACGGGCAACTGGGATATCTACTAACAACAATGTTTTGTCACTGTCATCTTATGTAGGAGGACATGGGAGCatataatctctttttttcccctctgggtGTTGCTAACCACATGCTGCTGAGATTTCTTTTAGCAgctatggaaaaggaaaggtgcAATATTTCCTCAAATACCAGGAAAATGGGGGGGATCACTGACCGGACATGCCCATTGTAGATGTTGAAGGCCAGGCAGATGATGGCCAGGAGGATGCCCAATGAGGCCAGCACCGAGACGGAGATGAAGAGCTTCTGAGACAGGAATCGGAAGGTGGTGATGACCTTGGTGTAGTCAGCTGGAGGGGCACCTCCTGCAGAGCCCATGGCACAATTAGGgagcgtggggggggggggtgtcttccCAACCCTTCCCCGTGGCGGGGACACCCACCCCCTGCTCACACCCCACATGCGGCGCTGCTCACCAATCCACTTGTCGTTGTTGTACCAGGACAGATTGTCCTTGGTGCTGTCATAGTAGCCAATCTTCTTGTAGACACCTCCTGCAAGGGCAGCAGAGATGGGTCAGgttggagggaaggaggagtgACACCCCTCCAGTGTTTGTGCACACCCCCACAGGATCACAGACTGGTTgggggttggaagggacctctgggcATCATCTGGTCCGACCCCCTGCTCAAGTCGGACCACCCAGAGCCCATTGTCCATGACCACGTCCATGTAGTGTTTGGATGTGTCCAAGGGTGGACACTCCACCACCAATCTGGGCAACTtctgccagtgcttggtcacccgCACCATGAAAAAGTGGGTCCTGATGCTCAGCTGGAGCCTCCTGTGCTCCAgtccttcatcatcttcatggccctttgctggatGCTCTCCAGTAGCTcttttgtactggggagcccagtaCTGGCCCATCTCTTCAGGGGtgacctcaccagtgctgagcagaggggaaagatcACCTCCTCGACCTGCTCCACCACTCCtcctgatgcagcccaggacactgTTGGCCACCAAGGCCATGTCACTGACTCATggtcaacttggtgtccaccaggacccccagggccttCTCTGCGAAGCTGGTTGACCCCCAGCCTGTCCTAGTGCCTGGAGTTGGTCCTGGAGCACTTCCCCTTGCTGAATCTCATGAGGTTCCTCTCAGCCCACTTCTCCAGCCCAtcaaggtccttctggatgACAGCACGACCCTCTGGCCTCTCAGCCCCTCCTctcagtttggtgtcatcaACAAACTGGCTGAAGGTACTccctgccccatcatccagatcattgatgaagatgttgaacaggacTGGGCCCAGTATTGCACTGGCCTCCAACTGGACTTTCTGCTGCTGATCCCCACCCCCTGGACCTGGCTGTttagccagttttcagtccaccccactgtctgctcatccagcccagacttcatcagcttctctaTGAGGATGTTCTGGGACACTGTAGAAAGCCTTCCTGAAGCCAAGGTAGACAAAgtccactgctctcccctcatctaccaAGCCAGCAGAAGGTGGtcaagttggtcaagcatgacttctccttggtgaatccatgctgactactctTGACGACTTTCTTGTCCCAAGCTCCTTGCTTGTCCCCCAAACCTCCTCCACCTCTGCACCTCCTTCCGCCACATGCAAGAGCAGTTGTGTATCGGTAAGGACACATGTCCTGTTGGACACGTGGCCAAAAGGGTGTGGGAGGTTGTCCCATGTGCGTTGCCACCCCTTGAGAGGTTGTGCAGTGGTAGGACTTGTTGCAGCGTGCGTCTTGGGGTGGTTGTGTGCTGTTGTTGTGCAGACAACGTGGCCGCAACGCCAAGCCGTGGCTGTTGTGCCTGAAGGGGTGTTGCGGGATGCTTGGTGGTGGTCACCACGTGCAATACAGTGACAGTGCCACCCTGATatggctgctgcctgtgctcACTCACCTTGCAGCTGCTCAATGAGCGTCCAGGCCATGCGGGAGCCACTGGCATCAAAGACAACATGTCCCTGTGGGGTGGGATGGAGATGGGTGTCGGGGACCTGTCAGGTGGCAGGACCATGTCCCCAGAGGGGTGTTGGGAGAACGTTTTCTCTGGGAGTTTTGGGGCAGCTCACAGGGACATCCTTGACGGATGCCTTCAAGGCACCTCCGCCACCACCTTGAAGGTGGAGGGGTTGGGGACATGGGAGACCTTATTGAGGAGAAGACGACACACTGGGGACTGGCAGGGGCTCAGGTGTGGGCAACGCACCGAGACACCCTCGAAGGCGGAGGAGTTGAGGGCCCGGTAGATCTCATCGGTGATGTTCTTGTTGTTGTAGTTGAAGTCCTCCAGGTGCAACCCCTTCTTGACCAGCTCTGCCGAGGTCTTATTGAGGGCCAGGGCCAGCGCCCAGATGGCATCGTAGGCCAGCGGCGCCTCCTGAAAGCCACCTGTCTCCTCGGGGTTCTTGCCCAGCCTCTTCTGCAGCTTCTCAATGAACTCCTGGGACGTctggaatgggaaaaaaaacagtggtGATGTGATGGGTGGGATGGAGTGGACCCCCTGGGAGTGCCATGTGTCCCCTCATCCTCCCCATACCATGTTGGAGATGCTGCGGGTGTTCTCAGGGTTGAGCATGACGATCTCGGTGGTGACGTGACCTTCCACAGCCTCGGCCATCTCTGCCTCGGTGCAGTTGATGGCCGGATCCTTGATGCGGAACCAGTTGTCGGCGTACCAGCCAATGAGGAACCAGACGTACTTCTTGCCATATAGCTTCTCCTTGTAGACCTGTGTGGGCCAAGGAGCAGTGGCCTTACCCTTGACCCCATCCTTCCCTCTGTCACTCTTCACCCCATCCCATGCAGTCACCCTTCACTCATCTAGCACCCTTCTCCCCATCCTGTCCATCCAGCCAGACCTCTGTCCATCCACTCTTCACCCTGTGCCTCCACTTAACCATTTCCCTTCCCACCATTCCACCTGCCTGcccatccacccatccatcAGTCCTACCACACTCACACCCACCCACACTTCCACCCATCCATCCCAACATCTTTCTGCCCACTGACCCACACGTCCCACCGCCCTTCGCTCCATCCCACCATCCATCTCCCCACTCTCCCAACTGCCCCACGTCCACCTGATGCCCACCCACCCTTCTCTACTGCACAGCACCCATGGTCCCATCCTCCCACATGACCCCCACGGTGCCCACCCACACCAcatcccccctttcccctcctcacCTCGCAGAAGACCTTACGCGCCTCCGTCTCATAGAAGAGCCCCACAATGATACGGGCGTCCTGGCGCTGCGGGGAGACAAGTCACCCTGGGGTGGGACTTCTGCTCCTAGAGGGTCAAATCCACCCAGCCTCATTTGCATAACTTTGCATAGGGGTGCTGAGGAGAACCAGAACCTTGGCATTGGCACAGCCAGGTCATGGGCATTGCTACCCATCTCCTGGCTGGAGGAGATGCATCGTTGATCTGGATGCTTGGCCATCTTGGGGTGTCTCTGCTCCCTTTGGGGTGCAAGACATGGCTCCACCTGCACCCCGATGGTTGTGGGTGCCGTGGGGCAGGACTTGGCGGGGACGAGGACCTGGGCACGGGCAAGGTGGACTCACCTTGAGGTTGCGCACGGGCGCGGCGGGGTCGGAGAAGAAGCTCTGGCGGAAGGTGATCTCCAAACCGGCTTCCTTCACCCGCTGGTCCAGGTCATCGAGGGTCTGGTGGTGGGCGGGCAGGAGGagtggggagcaggcaggaggggcaggcagggagggggggcggAGGGGAAAGAGAGTGCAGAGTGAGTCCGGGGTGGGTGGCGGGGTTGGGGGGCACCAAGCAGGGGTTGGGAAGTGGGTTGCTTGCCGGGGGTCAGCGTTATGCACCGTAGGAGGGGACTGAGCACGGACCTGAATGTCACCGGCTCCAGGATGGGGGCTGAGAGGTTGCGGGGCAGAGTTTTggggggaggcagcagcaggcagaggtggGGGTGGGAGGTTGCCGGCGTGCGTACCGAGGTGAAGACCTCCGTGGTCTGCTGGATGGTGGCGATCTTGGTCCAGCCCCACTTCTTGAAGAGCTGGACGCGGGTGGGGTTGTGCAGGGTGGCCGAGGGGTGGGTGCGGAAGAAGGTGGGGAAGCGCTGGCGGTTGGAGAGGGCGGGGGAGCTGGAGCCGTAGGAAAGCTGtaaggtttggggggggtgtcagctCCCAACagtcgtcgtccccccccaacACCGCTACAACTGCCCATAGCCCATC encodes:
- the GABBR1 gene encoding gamma-aminobutyric acid type B receptor subunit 1 isoform X1 encodes the protein MLLLLLLSALSVEPNRAAIHVNLTEGCQIIHPPRDGGIRYRGLTPEEVRSVRFLPFDYEIEYVCRPDREIVGPKVRKCQRDGTWTAMGHPSRCLRTCPKMHLSLENGQAVARAMERVPVEGTWTEYSCNPGFRLVGSARSNCTKLGRWSTPKPICELRRPISGKKAVHVGALFPMSGGWPGGQACLPAVRMALEDINSRRDILPDYELRLIHHDSKCDPGQATKYLYELLYNDPIKIILMPGCSSVSTLVAEAARMWNLIVLSYGSSSPALSNRQRFPTFFRTHPSATLHNPTRVQLFKKWGWTKIATIQQTTEVFTSTLDDLDQRVKEAGLEITFRQSFFSDPAAPVRNLKRQDARIIVGLFYETEARKVFCEVYKEKLYGKKYVWFLIGWYADNWFRIKDPAINCTEAEMAEAVEGHVTTEIVMLNPENTRSISNMTSQEFIEKLQKRLGKNPEETGGFQEAPLAYDAIWALALALNKTSAELVKKGLHLEDFNYNNKNITDEIYRALNSSAFEGVSGHVVFDASGSRMAWTLIEQLQGGVYKKIGYYDSTKDNLSWYNNDKWIGGAPPADYTKVITTFRFLSQKLFISVSVLASLGILLAIICLAFNIYNGHVRYIQNSQPYLNNMTAVGCTLALAAVFPLGLDGYHIGPGLFPFVCQARLWLLGLGFSLAYGSMFTKIWWVHTVFTKKEEKKEKRKVRGHPVGGGWCMGVLMTLFCPHTQTLEPWKLYATVGLLVGLDVVTLIIWQIVDPLHRTIEEFTKEEPKTDTDVSILPQLEHCSSTKMNTWLGIFYGFKGLLLLLGIFLAYETKSVSTEKINDHRAVGMAIYNVAVLCLITAPVTMILSSQQDAAFAFASLAVVFSSYITLVVLFVPKMRRLITRGEWQSEQQDTMKTGSSTNNNEEEKSRLLEKENRELEKIIAEKEERVSELRQQLQDRQQLRSRRRSSNPSREADNHFSPGLSAAPAPPAPFYQPNLPLVRCLVSEQADKLGRGNCDGSRVHLLYK
- the GABBR1 gene encoding gamma-aminobutyric acid type B receptor subunit 1 isoform X2, whose protein sequence is MLLLLLLSALSVEPNRAAIHVNLTEGCQIIHPPRDGGIRYRGLTPEEVRSVRFLPFDYEIEYVCRPDREIVGPKVRKCQRDGTWTAMGHPSRCLRTCPKMHLSLENGQAVARAMERVPVEGTWTEYSCNPGFRLVGSARSNCTKLGRWSTPKPICELRRPISGKKAVHVGALFPMSGGWPGGQACLPAVRMALEDINSRRDILPDYELRLIHHDSKCDPGQATKYLYELLYNDPIKIILMPGCSSVSTLVAEAARMWNLIVLSYGSSSPALSNRQRFPTFFRTHPSATLHNPTRVQLFKKWGWTKIATIQQTTEVFTSTLDDLDQRVKEAGLEITFRQSFFSDPAAPVRNLKRQDARIIVGLFYETEARKVFCEVYKEKLYGKKYVWFLIGWYADNWFRIKDPAINCTEAEMAEAVEGHVTTEIVMLNPENTRSISNMTSQEFIEKLQKRLGKNPEETGGFQEAPLAYDAIWALALALNKTSAELVKKGLHLEDFNYNNKNITDEIYRALNSSAFEGVSGHVVFDASGSRMAWTLIEQLQGGVYKKIGYYDSTKDNLSWYNNDKWIGGAPPADYTKVITTFRFLSQKLFISVSVLASLGILLAIICLAFNIYNGHVRYIQNSQPYLNNMTAVGCTLALAAVFPLGLDGYHIGPGLFPFVCQARLWLLGLGFSLAYGSMFTKIWWVHTVFTKKEEKKEKRKTLEPWKLYATVGLLVGLDVVTLIIWQIVDPLHRTIEEFTKEEPKTDTDVSILPQLEHCSSTKMNTWLGIFYGFKGLLLLLGIFLAYETKSVSTEKINDHRAVGMAIYNVAVLCLITAPVTMILSSQQDAAFAFASLAVVFSSYITLVVLFVPKMRRLITRGEWQSEQQDTMKTGSSTNNNEEEKSRLLEKENRELEKIIAEKEERVSELRQQLQDRQQLRSRRRSSNPSREADNHFSPGLSAAPAPPAPFYQPNLPLVRCLVSEQADKLGRGNCDGSRVHLLYK
- the GABBR1 gene encoding gamma-aminobutyric acid type B receptor subunit 1 isoform X3, translated to MLLLLLLSALSVEPNRAAIHVNLTEGCQIIHPPRDGGIRYRGLTPEEVRSVRFLPFDYEIEYVCRPDREIVGPKVRKCQRDGTWTAMGHPSRCLRTCPKMHLSLENGQAVARAMERVPVEGTWTEYSCNPGFRLVGSARSNCTKLGRWSTPKPICELRRPISGKKAVHVGALFPMSGGWPGGQACLPAVRMALEDINSRRDILPDYELRLIHHDSKCDPGQATKYLYELLYNDPIKIILMPGCSSVSTLVAEAARMWNLIVTLDDLDQRVKEAGLEITFRQSFFSDPAAPVRNLKRQDARIIVGLFYETEARKVFCEVYKEKLYGKKYVWFLIGWYADNWFRIKDPAINCTEAEMAEAVEGHVTTEIVMLNPENTRSISNMTSQEFIEKLQKRLGKNPEETGGFQEAPLAYDAIWALALALNKTSAELVKKGLHLEDFNYNNKNITDEIYRALNSSAFEGVSGHVVFDASGSRMAWTLIEQLQGGVYKKIGYYDSTKDNLSWYNNDKWIGGAPPADYTKVITTFRFLSQKLFISVSVLASLGILLAIICLAFNIYNGHVRYIQNSQPYLNNMTAVGCTLALAAVFPLGLDGYHIGPGLFPFVCQARLWLLGLGFSLAYGSMFTKIWWVHTVFTKKEEKKEKRKTLEPWKLYATVGLLVGLDVVTLIIWQIVDPLHRTIEEFTKEEPKTDTDVSILPQLEHCSSTKMNTWLGIFYGFKGLLLLLGIFLAYETKSVSTEKINDHRAVGMAIYNVAVLCLITAPVTMILSSQQDAAFAFASLAVVFSSYITLVVLFVPKMRRLITRGEWQSEQQDTMKTGSSTNNNEEEKSRLLEKENRELEKIIAEKEERVSELRQQLQDRQQLRSRRRSSNPSREADNHFSPGLSAAPAPPAPFYQPNLPLVRCLVSEQADKLGRGNCDGSRVHLLYK